Genomic segment of Thermodesulfobacteriota bacterium:
GCCACGTAACCGGCTGCAAGAGCGTTTCTTTCGCCTTCAGCCCAAAAGCCTGGCCCCGCAAGGGACTGCGGCCGGCGGTCCTCCCCTTGCCAACAGGGGACGCCTGGGGACCAACCGGTCCATTCTCGACCGCAAGGCCAATTTGCTCCTCCAGACGCCTGTTTTCTCCCCCGGGCTCACGGCGAGTTAGGCCGGGGGCCCGGAGGGGCCGGCTGCCAGCCCACTGCCGCCCGCGCCCGATCGCTGAGCGCCAGGACAAGAACGGCAAGGCCAGCAAAAAAGGTCACCAACGCGCCGGAAGCCAGAAAGCTGCCGCCGTAGCCCAGCCAGCGGTTGAGGCCGCCGGCGGCCAGGGCGGCAGCGAAGGTGGCCACGGTGCGCACCCCGTAAAGAAGGCCGGAGCTGCCGCCCAGTCGGGCGCTGGGGAAGAACTGCGCCGTGAGCACCGACAGCTCCAGGAGGGCCACCGCGTCGCCCGTGGTGTGCAGGATGCGGATCACCAGAAGACTTGCCAGCCCCGAAGCCCAGGCAGTGGCGGTCTGGAACAGGCCGGAGACAACCAGTCCCCCCAGAACAAAGCGGAAGGGCGCCTGCGGCCGATCCCGCAGGCGGCCGATGACCGGGACGATCGCCGCCATCCACAGCCCGAGGCCGGCGAAGACCAGGCCAACGGTGCCGGGCCCCAACCCCAGCTCCTGGACCATGAACAGGGAGAGGGAGGTCTGCTCCACCCCGAAGTGGGTGCCGATCACAAAGACGCAGGCCGCGAGAAGGAGGGGAGCCGGTTGCCAGAGATCCCGTCGATACTCCCGGAAGCCCGGCAGCCGCACCGGGCTGTCCGGCATGTCCAGCCCCACCAGAAAGACCAGGATGGCGCCAAGCGCAGCTGCGGCGAAAAGCAGCCCAGCCTGGTCGCTGACCCCGAGCAGCAGGCCGCCGGCCAGGGGTCCCAGGC
This window contains:
- a CDS encoding MFS transporter produces the protein MQELSKRAAAPKPERLRFVLQRFLIHGSHWLVFAHLPVILRGQGVADPRIGLVVGLFSLASMILMLPMGVMADRFSPRRTILSCAVVLSLYFLGLLVVRSLVPILGLVVAGGAAFAGLVVVSEALFLKLFGGEERGQRIASFQLATYLGYGLGPLAGGLLLGVSDQAGLLFAAAALGAILVFLVGLDMPDSPVRLPGFREYRRDLWQPAPLLLAACVFVIGTHFGVEQTSLSLFMVQELGLGPGTVGLVFAGLGLWMAAIVPVIGRLRDRPQAPFRFVLGGLVVSGLFQTATAWASGLASLLVIRILHTTGDAVALLELSVLTAQFFPSARLGGSSGLLYGVRTVATFAAALAAGGLNRWLGYGGSFLASGALVTFFAGLAVLVLALSDRARAAVGWQPAPPGPRPNSP